The DNA sequence GGGCGGCAAGGCCCAGGCGCGGCGGGGTGGCGAGGTTATACCAGAGCCAGTCGGCCTCGGCCACGTGATGGCCGGTTTCCCGGACCCGGACCAGCCAGGGTTCGATCGCCAACTGGAAGTGGCTGAAGGTGTGCACCAGGCTTGGCATTTCCTGTTGCTTGCCCAATTCCAGCGAGTGCTGCAACGCCAGATGCTGCAAGTCGTCGAGGTCGTCGAGTTCCGGCAGGCTCCACAGGCCGCCCCACAGGCCGGTGGAGGGGCGACGGTAAAGCAGGATCGCGCCTTCGCGGTTGGCCAGTATCGGCATCAGGGTGCGTTTTTTCGGCACTTCCTTGCGTGGCTTGGGAATCGGGTAACGTGTTTCCAGGCCCAGCATGTGGGCTTCGCAGCCCTTTTTCAGCGGGCAAAGCAGGCAGCTGGGTTTGCTGCGGGTGCAGAGCGTGGCACCCAGGTCCATCATCGCCTGGGTGTAAGCGTTGACCCGGTCCTGGGGTGTGAAGCGCTCGGCAGTGGCCCATAACTGTTTCGCCACCTTGGGCTCACCTGGATAGCCTTCCTGGGCGGTGAAGCGCGCCAGTACGCGCTTGACGTTGCCATCGAGGATCGGCGCCCGCAGGCCCATGCTGATGCTGGCGATGGCGCCAGCGGTGGACAGGCCGATTCCCGGCAGTTCGGTGAGCTTTTCCACGTCGCGGGGGAACTGGCCGTCGTGCTGCTCGACGACGATTTTCGCGGTTTTCTGCAGATTGCGGGCGCGGGTGTAGTAACCCAGCCCGGTCCATAGGTGCAGTACTTCGTCCTCTGGCGCAGCGGCCAAGGCTTCGACCGTAGGCAGCGAGGCCATGAACCGGTCGAAGTAATTGAGCACGGTGCTGACCTGGGTCTGCTGCAACATGATTTCCGAGACCCACACCCGATACGGGGTGATGTCATGTTGCCAGGGCAAGTCGTGGCGCCCGTGGCGGTCGAACCAGTCCAGTACGGCGGTGGAAAACTGCTCGGCTGTCATCGCTTGAACAGTCCCTTGAGCGCGTTTTTCAGTTCGGGACTGACCTTGTCGCCCAGCTTCTCATCGATCTTGTCACCGAGGCGGTCGCCAGCCAGCTTCGCCGCGACCTTGCCCAGCCCCTCGTTGTCCAGTCGGCAGGCCTTGGCGCCCAGCTCCAGGGGGCCGCGGCAGCGCAACGGCCATTCGACGTCGACGTAGCGTTCGTTGACCTGACAGGCCGGGTCAGGCATGTCGCTCTTGTCGCCTTCAACGATGATGCCGACGCGGTAATCCATGCCCAGCACCCGCAGGTCGATATCGCCGTTGCCGTTGACGATCATGCCGGGGATGCGGACTTTCAGGTCCGGGTTGCTGGCCACGCCGTTATGGAAGGTGAGGTTGCCGTTGAGTTGCTGGAACGGTGTGTCCTTACCCCGCGGTTCGCCACTGAGGGTTTCGCGATTCAGGGTGGCGATGGCTTTGCACAGTTGCTGTTCGAGGTTGGCATTGAGCAGCATGCCATCGTTGATGACGAACCCGGCGTTGCCGTTGAGGCTATCGATCAGGGCCTTCTGGCTGTTGCCGCTGGCGGTCACGGCGCTGTTGAGGGTCACCAGGCCTTTGACCGGCGGATTCTTGCCTTGGCTTTCGATGATTTTCTCGGCCGGCACCCGGTTGATGCGGGTTTGCAGGCTCAACTGCGGCGTGGGCTGGCGCACGTCCAGCGTGCCTTTGGCTTCGAAGTTGCCGTTGTAGAGGTCGCCCCGCAGGTTTTCCAGGGTCAGCAGGCCGCCCTGGCCGGTTGCCTTGAGGGCGGCATTCTGGATGGGCAGTTTATCGAGGGTCAGTTGGCCAAAGGTCAAGTCAGCATCGAGGTCCAGCTTGCTCAGGCGCTCCACCGGAAACAGCCGGTCGTTGCTCCAGGCACCCTGGGTCGGGGAACTTGGCAGCGGTGTGCTGCCAGCACCGGCCATGGCGCTGGCTTCGGTGTTGCTGACCTCGGCCTCACGAGCCGCCTTGCTACTGTCGGCTTCGGCGGATTTGGGCGGCAGGTAGCGGTCAACGTTGAACGTGTCGGCTTTGAGCTGCACCCGCAGGGATTGCTTGGCGAAGTCTTCCACGGCGATACGACCGTTAAAGTTGCTGTCGTCGACCTTCAGGTTGATGTCATTGAATTCGGCATTGGTCGGCGTGGCTGCAATGCGGCTGACCAGTTCAACCTTGCTCAGGCTGCCTTCGGCCATGGCCGGCAGTTTCTGGCCGACGCTGTCGACAAAGTTGGCCAGGTCGAACTGGGCGATCGATAGGCCGCCACTCAATTGCGGTGTTTTGTCGAGATCGTTGACCTTCAGTTCACCCAAGGCACGCAGCTGGTTGAGGGACAGTTTGATACCGGTCCATTCGGCGACGTTTGCTGCCTTATCCAGGAACAACTGCCCTTGTGCCGCGAAGTTAAGGCTCTTGCCCTGCAACGGATCACCCGTGGCTTCGCCGGACAGCTTCAGGTCTTCGAACTTGTAGCGCTGCAAGGCGCGTTCGAAGCGTAGCTCGCCAGTGACTTC is a window from the Pseudomonas brassicacearum genome containing:
- the mutY gene encoding A/G-specific adenine glycosylase, with the protein product MTAEQFSTAVLDWFDRHGRHDLPWQHDITPYRVWVSEIMLQQTQVSTVLNYFDRFMASLPTVEALAAAPEDEVLHLWTGLGYYTRARNLQKTAKIVVEQHDGQFPRDVEKLTELPGIGLSTAGAIASISMGLRAPILDGNVKRVLARFTAQEGYPGEPKVAKQLWATAERFTPQDRVNAYTQAMMDLGATLCTRSKPSCLLCPLKKGCEAHMLGLETRYPIPKPRKEVPKKRTLMPILANREGAILLYRRPSTGLWGGLWSLPELDDLDDLQHLALQHSLELGKQQEMPSLVHTFSHFQLAIEPWLVRVRETGHHVAEADWLWYNLATPPRLGLAAPVKTLLERAAAVLNAGESS
- a CDS encoding AsmA family protein, whose amino-acid sequence is MKAFGKILGLVLLGLLLIIVALGFALTHLFDPNDYKEEIRQIARDKAHIELTLNGDIGWSLFPWLGLELHDASVATLANPKQPFADLQMLGLSVRVIPLLRREVQMSDVRVEGLNLRLNRDKNGHGNWEDIGKTPASATTANAPAPGEQPAPPASTPAEKPAQPTRLDIDSLTVNNARVEYTDEQTGKQFTAESIQLSTGPVHDSTNIPVTLTAFLSSNQPAVRVRTEVTGELRFERALQRYKFEDLKLSGEATGDPLQGKSLNFAAQGQLFLDKAANVAEWTGIKLSLNQLRALGELKVNDLDKTPQLSGGLSIAQFDLANFVDSVGQKLPAMAEGSLSKVELVSRIAATPTNAEFNDINLKVDDSNFNGRIAVEDFAKQSLRVQLKADTFNVDRYLPPKSAEADSSKAAREAEVSNTEASAMAGAGSTPLPSSPTQGAWSNDRLFPVERLSKLDLDADLTFGQLTLDKLPIQNAALKATGQGGLLTLENLRGDLYNGNFEAKGTLDVRQPTPQLSLQTRINRVPAEKIIESQGKNPPVKGLVTLNSAVTASGNSQKALIDSLNGNAGFVINDGMLLNANLEQQLCKAIATLNRETLSGEPRGKDTPFQQLNGNLTFHNGVASNPDLKVRIPGMIVNGNGDIDLRVLGMDYRVGIIVEGDKSDMPDPACQVNERYVDVEWPLRCRGPLELGAKACRLDNEGLGKVAAKLAGDRLGDKIDEKLGDKVSPELKNALKGLFKR